The nucleotide window AGATAAGCGTCGATATCCCACACCAGAATTGGGGATATGCCGAATGGGACCTGGATTTTGCGGCAATGAAAGCCGTTGGGATAAAGACCGTGATCCTTATTCGCTGTGGCTATATGCAGTGGATGACATTTCCGTCCAAAGTCCTTGGGCAGATGAGGGGTGGCTATAATCCGCCGGTGGATCTCGTCCGAATGTTCCTTGAGCTTGCCGCCAAGCATGATATGGCATTCTACTTTGGCCTGTATGATTCGTATGAATATGTGCAGAACAATCAACTCGATAAGGAACTGGATATCAACCTTAAGCTCATAGACGAGGTTTGGGCTATGTATGGCGGCTATCCCGCCTTCAAGGGTTGGTATTTGACACATGAGTTCAGCCGTTTCAAGTCGGATGTGATGGACGTATATGCGTCGATCGGGCGGCATGCCAAGGAGGTCTCAGGTGGGCTTCCAATATTGATCTCTCCGTATATCGAGGGCAAAAAGATATTGTCTGAGGGCATGACTGCAATTACTCCAGAGCGGCACGAAGCAGAGTGGGACCAGATAATGTCTACGCTCAATGGAGCGGTGGATATAGTTGCGTTTCAGGATGGGCATGTGGATTTTAACGAGCTTGAGGAGTTTCTTGTCATTAATAAGGCGCTTGCCGATAAACATGGAATGCAGTGCTGGACCAATTCCGAGACATTCGACAGGGATATGCCGATCAAGTTCCCTCCGATCAAATGGGAAAAGCTGCTTCTTAAGCTCAATGCGGCTGAGAGGGCAGGCTATGAGAATGCTATCACGTTTGAGTTTTCACACTTTATGAGTCCGAACTCCTGCTATCCGCAGGCACACCATTTATACAAGAGATATTGTGAGCACTTCGGAATATCTATATAGACGGAAAGCGCAATCAACACGAAGGTCTTGGTGGCTGTCATCCAGGAGACTCGGAATGGTGGTCTGCAACACAAGCACATAATGTTTGGATTGCTCCCTCATTCCGATATCCTGGGAGAAAAACAAAGTCCGGCTCATAGATTTTTTGGTATGTCATCGCAGCCAGGGCAAATGTCATGGCAGGTTACTCCGGCAGAGTAAAAACGCTCTTCGCGTGAAGCAAGCCATTCCTCCCGGAGCAGGTCACCGATCCATATATCGAACCATTGCCCGTGCGCATAATGCTCTCTTCGTAAAATGCCGACATCTTTGAATCCGACATGCTTGAGAGCTTTCTTGCTCGGTTCATTGCCGACCAGCACATATGCATATAACTTACTCAGACCGCCCGGAATGATGCAGCTAAAGGCATAGTCCGTCGCGAGCATCTCCGCGACTGTGGCAATGCCCTTTCCCCACCATTGTTTATCGCCGATTAGGATGCCTAACTCAGCATGACTGTGGGCAAAATCGATGGAATCGATGCCCATGGAGCCTACCAGGCTGCCATTTGCATATATTCCCCAGGTAACTGAGTCTCGGTTTTCGCTTACCCGTTTTAACCAGTCTCTCTCCTGCATTATAGACGCGGGATATTGCATCAGCATATAGTATCTGACTCGATTGTCATTTATCCATTCGCTGAACTGCCGTATGGCTGCTTCCTCATCTTTGAGGAGGCCGAGTTCCAGATTTACTGTGCCATCTCCACGATCATAGGTTGCTACAAGTTTTGGTCCAAACAAGATTTCTCTCCAGATGTGTAAGTAAGTGACATTTTAGCACATAGTGGGTTTCATTGACATCTGTATCTAGATACTATATTTCAACTGAGCCCGGTGCAGTATGGGAGCTGCTTTTGCAGTTCTGATAGTGCGTCGGGCTTTGATGATTTTGGGAGTGTGTTGTTCGACGGCTTCGGCAGCGAGATTGCCGAATTAATAGGCTATACGAGATTTGCTGCTACCGAAGCAACAAAACAGGCTCGACCTATGCTATAATGCTGTTCAAAATCACATAGCATAAAAGGTATCCTATGATTATTGAGCTTGAGCCAAACGCCTTTCGAACTGTAGTTCCATTGTTTGATACGTTGTATATAAAATTTGTTATCAACGCTTTAGTAGCGGGCAATTGCCACGGCAGAATATGGGTAGATGATCCGACAGACCCGAAATCTGTTTTTCTTTGGAACAAGGGTCCACAATACTACGTTGCAGGATGCGCAGACAACAAGATATTTAACGACGCTATCAAACAAGTAATCATCCACGAAATTGCACCTGCACCTGATTCCTATATGATAGTCTATTACAGCTCAGATGCCTGGGCCGATAGACTTCCAGACATTTTCTCAGAGCGGGTTTTAGTAAAAGCTCCACGCTATCTTTATGAATTGGATACTCTGAAAATACCTGATTGGCACGAGCATGTTCCTCAAGGCTGCCAAATAGTCCCGATAAACCGGCAGCTACTTGCCGAAACTCATCTTGCAAACTTGGAACAAGTAACAGATGAAATCAAGTTCATGTGGCCATCTATCGACTTGTTTTTTGAAAGAGCATTCGGATTTTGTGCGTTACATAATGATCAGATTGTCTGCTGGTGCACAGGCGAGTATGTTTATGACAACCACATCGGAATAGGCATTGAGACCGTAGAGAATTACCAGCACAAAGGTTTTGCAACTCTTACAGCCTCCGCTTTTGCTGAACATTGCATTTCAAATAACATCAAAGCTCATTGGGACTGTTGGGCACGAAATACCCCATCTTCTCTGACAGCAGAGAAAGTTGGCTTTTGCAAAGTAGCCGACTACACTGTCTTTTGGGGTCAAATAGATTGATAATTTCCCTTAGTATCTATCAATCCAATATTTCGGCGACTTCGGCAGCGAGATAGCTGGAAATTGACAGGCTGTGCGAGATTGGCTGTTGCCGAAGCAACTAAAGGCAGTAATTATTTGGCATGAATCTTGCAGGCATTATTATGATAATGGATGAGTCAGATGCCTGATGGTAGGAGGAAGTGATGTCGATACGAACATATGCATTAATGCTAATGGCGGTTTTGATCTCGGTTACACCGGCTCAGGCGGATGTATACAATCTGGGCGCCGGATATACAAATCTTGAAACAGTATTTGTGGGTGATCCGGGCAATACGGGCGAGCTTTCAGGATTAAGCGCCGGAGGATATGGCACTGATCGAATCTGCGGTTCGGTCGATTATACTTACAGCATTGGCAAGTATGAAGTAACCGCCAAGCAATACACCGATTTCCTCAACTCCAAGGCAAAGTCCGACCCCTATGGTCTATATAGTACCAGTATGGCAAATGGCTGTCATATTCAGCGAACTGGAACATACGGAGACTACAGCTATATAGTGGAAGATGATTGGGCGAATCGACCGGTAAACTATGTGAGCTATTGGGATGCCTGCAGATTTACCAATTGGCTTGGTAACGGCCAGAAAGATGGCGATACCGAGACCGGGGCATATACTCTAGACGGCTACACTGGCAACAAAGGGATTACTATTCAGAGAAATGCCGGTTGGAAGTGGGCCGTTACCAGTGAGGACGAATGGTATAAGGCCGCCTACTACAA belongs to bacterium and includes:
- a CDS encoding GNAT family N-acetyltransferase codes for the protein MFGPKLVATYDRGDGTVNLELGLLKDEEAAIRQFSEWINDNRVRYYMLMQYPASIMQERDWLKRVSENRDSVTWGIYANGSLVGSMGIDSIDFAHSHAELGILIGDKQWWGKGIATVAEMLATDYAFSCIIPGGLSKLYAYVLVGNEPSKKALKHVGFKDVGILRREHYAHGQWFDIWIGDLLREEWLASREERFYSAGVTCHDICPGCDDIPKNL
- a CDS encoding SUMF1/EgtB/PvdO family nonheme iron enzyme; protein product: MSIRTYALMLMAVLISVTPAQADVYNLGAGYTNLETVFVGDPGNTGELSGLSAGGYGTDRICGSVDYTYSIGKYEVTAKQYTDFLNSKAKSDPYGLYSTSMANGCHIQRTGTYGDYSYIVEDDWANRPVNYVSYWDACRFTNWLGNGQKDGDTETGAYTLDGYTGNKGITIQRNAGWKWAVTSEDEWYKAAYYKGGGTDAGYWDYPHQSDFIDTGMANYYSSVGHTTSVGSYAYASAYGTYDQGGNLWEWNETVYEDTYYDLRGLRGGMLDSFDRDLKATFRHSMGAPSGEESNIGFRVSAAVPEPSSIIVLLGGMAGLWGIKRRSR
- a CDS encoding DUF4434 domain-containing protein codes for the protein MRITGTFLDEISVDIPHQNWGYAEWDLDFAAMKAVGIKTVILIRCGYMQWMTFPSKVLGQMRGGYNPPVDLVRMFLELAAKHDMAFYFGLYDSYEYVQNNQLDKELDINLKLIDEVWAMYGGYPAFKGWYLTHEFSRFKSDVMDVYASIGRHAKEVSGGLPILISPYIEGKKILSEGMTAITPERHEAEWDQIMSTLNGAVDIVAFQDGHVDFNELEEFLVINKALADKHGMQCWTNSETFDRDMPIKFPPIKWEKLLLKLNAAERAGYENAITFEFSHFMSPNSCYPQAHHLYKRYCEHFGISI
- a CDS encoding GNAT family N-acetyltransferase translates to MIIELEPNAFRTVVPLFDTLYIKFVINALVAGNCHGRIWVDDPTDPKSVFLWNKGPQYYVAGCADNKIFNDAIKQVIIHEIAPAPDSYMIVYYSSDAWADRLPDIFSERVLVKAPRYLYELDTLKIPDWHEHVPQGCQIVPINRQLLAETHLANLEQVTDEIKFMWPSIDLFFERAFGFCALHNDQIVCWCTGEYVYDNHIGIGIETVENYQHKGFATLTASAFAEHCISNNIKAHWDCWARNTPSSLTAEKVGFCKVADYTVFWGQID